The Oreochromis niloticus isolate F11D_XX linkage group LG18, O_niloticus_UMD_NMBU, whole genome shotgun sequence DNA window CTGCCTCATGATCCGGGTGGCCAACATGCGCAAAAGTCTCCTAATTGGGTGTCAGGCAAGTATGCATGCAGATACTGTGAGTATACAGTAGCTGGGAAAAGTTCCACTTGTTACAGCCAGTCTAGGGGACCCGACCGCAACAAGAGGAATGATCCACCCCCAGTTCGACCCCAAGCAGCACATCACACCataagttaaaataaaagatgGTTTATttacaagaacaaaacaaaaatgggtTTCACAGGAGTCACTCAGGCTTCGGGGTGGACCCacgccaaaataacaaacaaaaggaaactAACTCAGAGGAGTGACTGCTTGCCTAGCCCCAAAGAAACATAACCAAACGACAATCACTTACCTCCCTGACTaacaaaacatgagaaaactGTGCCCAACTGAAAAGGCGATCCACCCCTACTTCCTCCTGGATTCACAAAACAACACAGGGCATGTCCCAGCCCCAGCCAGTCTTATACTCCGCCTCCAGATCATCATCCAATCCGGGCACACCATCTTCAGGATCCACCACTCCTGGAGGCGCACCTGCACACTCACATTTACATGTCAGAACCCCAGCCCACGACAGCAGCTGTAACACACTCCATACTTGTAAAGACTAGATAATAAAATAGGTTTAGAGTTCATAATTTGTAGATTAATGTGAATAAGAAATTTGTCAAACTGGGAACCAGTTGAGCTAAAGCAACATGTGCATAATATTCCTATCAGGTGACTGGAAAACTGCTCCAGACGTCTCTGACCAAGGAAGGGGAGACGGTTCGCCTGGATCAGAGAAATGTTCCCTTTCAAGTGGACACTTCCAGTGACAGCCCCTTCCTCATCCTGCCCCTTACCTTCTACCATGTCATCGATGACAACAGTCCCTTGCGAGCCTGGGCAGCCAAGGGTGAGTTTGGTGATGAGAGCAGTAGACTCGGTGGGTGGTGTCACAAACTGCATCAGAATGCCTTCTTTGACATTGACCTTTGTGTCTCATTCCTCTGTCATTCAAACATCTGGCCCTGAAAAGTTTCTAGTATAATTTTACCTCCTTCCAAGCTGCTTGGAGGAAAAGGCAAATGATTTCAGCAACACTTGTGTTGTAGAgaaaaacatcatcatcatttggACAACCATTCTTGTTTTCTCCCTTTCTGGTGTATGTGGAGGCTTTAACAATAGACATGCTTCCCACAAATTGTAGTTAGTTAATAAGCCTAGTAATGAACTGTTAAAAATAGCTTCAGTTTCTGAGAAATGTCATGACTAGGTTTacaaaaattgaatttatgCAGAAACAAATTTCCTCTTTTTGGTTGTGAAGTCAGAAGAAGAAGCTGTATTTGTTAATGTAGTAAATATGTCACATTtttcaggggtgtcaaactcattttagttTATGAGCCACATTATAGTTATTTATTGATCACTGATTAAATAGTGCCTAAATAAACCCCACctattttaaaaacagatgaGCATTTGGAAAATTTTAACAGTACTTCCAACTGAGACAGTTTTCATAGTTTTGTTTCACTGAAAACGCAACAAAACTGTCTCAGTTCTTCCAAAAGTGTCTACAgtcatttgaaaaaaagaaatgtgaaatgAAACAGCATGGTCTCTGATTCCCAACCAGACCATGAGTGATGTCCCTTTAGTAATTAAATGGCTGTAAAACTGATGACAGTTCTGTCTCTGCCTCAGATGAAAAATACACAATTATAACGCGATTCTTCGGCAGCACAATGTTTTCTGGAGCACAGAACAGTGGAGAGACTCCAAATGATGCCGGCCTCCTCTGTAATTTCCAATCGACCCCTCGGAGGGCTGATTTTGAGACATGTTTCATTTTCAAGACTTAGTTTGACATATTTTGTATGTCTATTACTTCTTTATCTGTATGGACACTTGTTTTTAACACCAGTTTTCATCTGTATGAAGATTCACAAGCTGGGCtgacgtcctcattttaggtttgacagcgttttagtaggtaaaggtgaatggcttggacatgaattgagctgcgatttggggaaggcctcgaaggggactgtcgatggctcccgggcctggcagatccctgTGTACTAAATAGAACTGAAGAAGTTAAGAATTGAAAACAAGgagtgagggagggagggtggggcacgtaaacgagaatgaacagctcgcagaactgggggaacctatatagatgacaaccagaaggagcgtgtttggaggcgttgtcctgctcctgaaattcagataataATCGAAATAATCTCCAATTAAAAGAagatacacacaaaatgctCATAGTAACATAAATTAAGAGCACTACTAGTGGTTAAAAAACCTTTACTGTAAGTCtttaagttaaatatttttattactttctttCATCCATTTGTCCTAAGGATATTCTTGGTCTTTAACTTTAATGTGCCATTTCTTTCCATTGTATGTACCGTCTTCAGGTGGTGGCTGGACTGACCCAGAATTGGCTGACTTTGAGTTGCTGGTGATCATGAGCGCCACTGTGGAGCCAACCTCAGCCACCTGCCAGGTTCGCACCTCCTACCTGCCAGATGAGATCCTCTGGGGCTACGAGTTTCCCCCGGTAGTTTCCCTGTCTCCCTCAGGGAAATATGTAGCGGACTTTGCCTTCTTCGACAAAGTGGCCAAGACCAAGACCACCCCCATTTTTAAGCCATCCAGCCCCCAGCAGGGGTACCAGAGCAATGGAGGGGGGACTGTACCTGAGGCGACTGATCCAGAGAAGATTCGTCTGGAGCAGAGCTACAGGGAGCAACGAGGAGAGGACCGAGGTCGGGTCAGGGACGCTCCTCTGAGTGTTCGCATCAGCAACGTGTGAAGAGTTTAAACAAGAAGGTTTAAAAAGCAACAGGAGACGTCGCCAAGTTCAGTGTAAATAACAAATCAGTGAAACATCATATCGATGAACAGAACAGATTAATGTTGAGTACTGTATGAACATGTGGAGTATGTTATTGTCAAATGCTTGCTGggtatgatatatatatatatagatacacTCATCTGACTGTATTCATATGAAGGAATAACGTCATAACTGGCATAACTACAGCTCTTTACATCTGATGACGGCACAAGTCCATTCACTCCGAATACACTACCTACAGTTTTTAACTCAAAAAACTACAATACAAATGATACAAAAATCAAGTAAAGAAGATGGAAATCTCAGTGGCCACTAACCAAGTTACAAAAAGGTGTGAGACAGTGGTGtttaatttccatttttttcaaaAGTAGAGCAGAATAAAGAGCAGGTTTGGAGACGTTATTATGACAAAGTAAGATGGAAACACCCACCCACTTAAGTAGAAGCACTGAACCTTGTATAATACGCCtaaaatgcatgtaaatgtgtggttaataTACATACCACGTTACATGTAAACATTTATGTACAAAGGTCATATGACTCTGAGTTTTTGCAGTAAAACACATCAGCTGTAAAAGCAGTTTTTCTGCCTCCtgcaaccccccacccccaattTCCTCTAAATGAGTAACGTATTTTTATACTTCCTGGTAAAAACCCAAACATGTACTGTGATAGTTCAATAAAATGTAGCACTACAACTGAAAAGTAGACAAAGCTGATACGTTCAGTGTGACCTGCATGTTGGTAATGGTGTTTGTATTTCATGATTTCTGTCATGCGTGACTGATGTTGCTGCTTCAGAACATAGCACTTTATGTATATGATGTAAATTTGCACCTTGAAAAGTAAAGTTGAATGTGTGTTAAATTTTGAGTCTACTAAAAGCACTCAAACACTGAAAATCATTGAATtgttagttttaaaaaacagatgattaattttttttaacaaatcaaACTGTAACGGTTTTTTGTACGTCTCTGTAgctttaataatattaatgtgtCCAGATATGCACAAATATTAAAGGAACTCTCCTTTATGCAAAAAACAGTAGCCTACTATTCCTTGAACACTTCTGTGATCACTTTGTTAAATCCccttattttttttagtataCAAATCACACAAAAAGGGGAACAGTAGGATACATCACAGGTGAGTGCTGAGATGTGAGAATGTGGAATAGTAATAGTTAGAAATGAAGTGATCCATGAGCTTAATGGATCTGAATAGGatgaaaaatacatgttttgTAATACTTGCTTCACATTATGAGTGTAAAGTGTCTTTAAAGACCAGCTTAGTGACTTATTCTTATCTTTGGttttcttcatcctcctcttgTACACCACTTGGACCACTTGAGCTTGTACCACCCTGGAAACTATCTCTGGAAGACTCTCACTCTTCTAGGAAAAATCTTGCACCATGTGGACTTTCCGCTGCTTGTCAGGGAATTCTCATCTCATTTTGCACTTTCCTGACttttgtaaacatttttttctctgagCTGTGACAGATATGCTCTTATTTTAGTCAGTTTATTAATCCACATACTACTAAACAGCGTTTCTGGCCTCTGATATACATAATTAAAATGATTGTGTATAGGTCTTAGCTATATGCTCATGTGGAACCATCTGTTTAGACTGTAAGACTTAAAATGAAACTGCAATTGGGGTTTAAGTCTTACTGATACTATGTTAACCTCAGCTGCATCCTACTGAAACCCTAACATAAATTTATCAGCATGTCTGTAGATTTGTAACATATCTACCAAACACAGCTTTGCTAACATGATCATTTGTCTTTGGTCCGGTCATAAAGGGGGTGGGATCTAGTTGGATGTCTTTGTCTCTCTTTGATGTCATTTCTGACGCTGACACATGTCAAAGATACATTTGTATTgcttaaaacactgaaaataaccCTTTCATTGCTCATCTTGTTAACAATTATAACGGAAAAGCCTCTTTAAACTATTTATTTCtcactgaaacatttttaataaaaactaaaaacaaataaacattcaACTAAtccaaaaaaggaaagaaaagctgaCAGGAACCAGGTCTGGTTTGACAAAACGTTACGCTGCTTCCTCATTGATCATTTGAGAGAATCATGACTCGTGGTGTAGTCCTGTTTGCGCTATTTTTGTTCTACATAATAGAAGTACAAGGTAAGAACTTGTTCTTTTTTCACAGCtactgtgttatttttaaagacCTTTTAgcaattaaaatcaaataacaaaaaatgctgttttcagtAATGCCTTTATTTTAGTCATGATGCTAATAAAATTCAAAATGATCCAGTAGTTTCTACTGAGATGTTGATTTAGTAGTGTGAATATCTGCtcacatttgatttgatttgatttgattggtaatttatttcaaacatgtaaacaatatacaggtacatttagaaaagaaaataagagagagaaaaaaaatactatacaaaaaaatcaatacatttcaatataGCTGCCGTTCTGATTAATTTACATGTTGAAAGGGAATGGGAAGAAGTAaacacttatttaatcccacccctttgCCATAAATTATCAGTTAATATTTAGTTAGCTTTCTTACTGATATAATTTGTAATAAAATATAGTGAACAGATTTCTGATATACTATATACTATACTATATATTTGCTGTTGGGGCATGGGGGGAACAATAACATATCAATACTGCCTTACTAGGATAATCTACTCAGTATTAACATTGCTTTGAAATAATACAATGGTTCAAATGTAGTATGTACTATAAAATATGACGTAGAAACACAAATGAATCATAACTCTGTACGCTCTAGATACTGGAAATACTACAATATAAACTttatgaaaaagtgaaaaataaaataatcttttCTGTTTCATGTCAGTATCTGTATGTCTGGCTGTATGTTGtatataatatatgtatattatatttatcTTTGTGTAAAATTAGTTTCTTCTGCTGCACAGCAAAAACCCAACGAGGAAACCAGAGTtggaaataactttttttttctgaggaTTTCGGTATTTCCTTTGTACTGTTTGAATAAATATTCAGAATTATTACACGTTTGAGTGGAACCAGCTGTACATTGGCCGGCATGACTATCataagatgttcttttaatttttatgccACCAATTCATAACCAGTCAGACAGGCATAGTATTAATATCTTCATTAACACACAGCAGGCTCATGAGCTGATGCTAAAAAATTTTTGGTCCTCTTCTACACTTTGCACAGGTCAGCCTGTAAGGTTTATTTGGTGGCTTTGTTTGTAATACTGCTGCTCCCCTCATGACAAATCTTGAGCTCCACCAGAGTCTTGGTGCTCAGTGCCCAGCAGTTTGTATGAGAAGGGTTTAccctacatttaaaaaacataaagattCTATCTTGATCTGAATTACCTcactgagagagacagagagagcgcTCTCTCTTCAGTATCTTTATCAGGTCTGCTGGAGttttattcagttatttttcctGCTAATGCCAGAATGCTGGTTATTACTGACGTGTAGGGGCTGGAGCTTATTTCTCCTTAAATTATGGCTCAAAGTTAGTATCACCCTGTGACTTTAGCATCACAGTAATTTTCCTCACTGTCTCAATCTTCTCTTGATTTATCTTTTATATAAGCTAATCTGAAGCAAAAATGCATTTATGATGATGCAAACTGTATTATACTGAGCCTTAAAAACACTTTGATCAGTTAATAAATATCTTAATCTTATTTTAGAAATCTTACATCGATCTTGTTAATGCAAGACAACAACTTGACAAAAAGCAGCTTTTATTACAGCAGCATTAATTTAacatattgtttttaaatttttatagcATTTAGCACGTTATGGAAGGAATTTGAATATGGAGTTACAGTTAATGTTTGAATAATCTGTGCTACTTTGCGCCACCGTCCAAtcatttgttttcatgaatgctCAGCTGGTCTGTCATTATCAATTATGGGACTGCATTTTCTCCTCTTATTTCATAAAGGATGATCACAGTGCATCCTTTGCTAAagtaataaattaataaaggaagcactgaagcttccTTTCCTTAGCAACTGAACAGATCAAACAATTCTTAATGTGTCCACTACACAGATACTCAGATAGGTCACTTCAGTCATTTAGGAACCTTCTTAAGCAAAATGGACTCTTTGAAGTGACCCAAGAAGTTTCTTATTTTAGCAATATTGCATAGATGAAATAAGGCAgtcctaattttttttttaatgagtgcATTACTGGGTTACTGGAGACCACAGTAACCCCATTCATATAGGGTTAGGGATATGATCTGCTTTCACTGATTAACAATAAATGGGTATCATCTtcataacaataaaaataaatccagggtttcatatataaaataaatatgaaccCAGTGCAGCAATACCTATTTCTATATTTTGATATCTGTAGTGCAGgtctctagactaactttttgccacagttgcactggtgcacctaactttttcTCTTAGGTgtaccagcacaaaagttaggtgcacccaaatttttcaactacatcgcttaacaccgcagttttacatgttcactttaaaaaaaaaattctgtctatacagacaatattgatttgggAATGATTAACTAAaaatcttgtcaacacaaagttctttatttggagcacagttctacaggacagataagttaccgtatttttcggactacaaggcgcaccggattataaggcgcattaagcgaaacaaaacttTACTCAGcacattcttcttgcttcctccacttccgtacaattgattcattaatgttaaattctctcgcagctgctctatctCCATGTTCTCCTGCGTGACTGatagagtttgaaatccgcttcgtaaccatgtctcttaacagCTGCCATTTTGGGGGCCTTAtgcacacacaatacggtaatattatgttgaagcacggCTCCGAGAGGCTTCTGACTGCGGTAGCCATATTGCTCTGACAATCcgtcaagcggtgcggcttcgtagcttaccaaagtcgtactaacaCATTTTAATGGATCATTGAGCATCATGTACCATATAAAATCACTTTGTgatcagtaagcacaaccagaattgatacataaggcgcacttttgagaaaattaaatgattttaagtgtgccttattgTCAAAAAATACGGTACTAAAAACTCTTGTGCTTTAAGTGCTTCATTgagctgaaatttaaacttaaaatatctcaagatatataaaacaaaaagaaagtcaAAATTAAAAGTGCCTCAAAGGCTTCGAACTGAACATCTTATCTTGGGCATGGGCATCTGAGAGCTTCCGCCCTTGGCTATCTATTAATTAATTTAGGCCACGATATGGACatgatgtgtgtctgttgttgaccacacagagactttcagagttgAGAAGACGCACTGGTGCGACCTAGGATTTTTTTGGCAGAACATTGGCACATTGGTGGAATGTGCAGCTGTTGCCGCATGCTTTCGGATTATTGGGGGAATTCCCTACGTCATTTCCCCTTTCTGCGTGTCTGTGCAGAGGTGCGCGTGACACACAAATCATTCGAACAGTGCAGCACGGATTCGGTGCTGCAGCGCTTCAGTGGTGCGTTCAGCTACTCTGAGCAGCACCTTCATGATTGGTTTAGGCCACAATATGGTCAAGTTGTCTACTGTTGGCCACACAGAGACTATGAGAGTtgcagagactttttttttaattggaacGGCTGGTGTGACCTACGATTTTTTTATTCGCACCATTGAGAATTTAGGTCCCATTTGCGACAAAATTGGTTGCACTCCAGAGCCCTGCTCTGGTAAGATGTTGGGATCAGCTGTATCGGATGCTGCAGTGAGGTCtaacaggacaagcacagaggcCAAAGAATCATTCACTAGTGCCATTTTGTGTTATAATGAATCTCTGTAAATGCTCACATAGCTGTTTTACAACAACttgttatttatgtattttttttaaaggaagatGACACTTATCCATAAGTAGCTAAGGCTTTGAGAAAGGGACTTTTATGAGTTTATTTGCAGCCATCTTAAACGCCtgtgataaataaaaaatagaatatGATCAATTTAGCATATcccccccaaccccccaaaaaacaacaacaaaaaaccaaaaacaaaacaaagcaaaacaacccCCCCAAACTAAAGCAATAATTAAGTGACAGCAAGCAAGCATAAGCAAGACTTATGTGAACAGGTTTGTAGGGATGAAGTCCGAGAAACAGTAATTACTGAGGTTATAGCTGAGGGAGATCATTGAGAAAGAAGGAGTCTAGAATATCAGAAGTTAATAAATCTGGGAAGGCtgtgattaatttttttttataataagtagcattttatttataaagataTTCACGAATTTATTTCAAAAGTAACACAAGGCTTAACAGAGCTCTCAGTCTTTGTCAGCAAGGTACAGTGTTGAAAAGAAATGTGTGACTATTTCTTATTTTTCCACCTGAATATTAAGgattactttattattttttttagacaaCAGTCTTTCACATTGCTGGAAAGCCGCTTCCTTTTTAGGTTATTCCTTCTAAATTGTATGAAGGAGAATCCTTGATGCAGACTATCCTGTGTCATactaaatgaggaaaaaaacttAAGATGAACTTTTGTGAGATCTTGCTAAACTAACTCGGGATCTGATCTCGCAAAATAGACTGCATACTTCGCAGGTCGTATTTGAAGgccgggggtgtccaaattcatgggctgcatcctcctgaggacgcatttgtaggctgattatgtcacagcgacgcaatgaaggctgtccaaattcgtagactcctccgaatgcagccgacaaatgcaccctccttttccccaaattttgaaggatgggtcgagTGTGTCCtttgtggcccaccatatcccagaattcatagcgcggctcAGCCaattcagttttcaacaatggcggccgttACTAAGTTTCTAATaatactcttattactctttctgggtatcaaaataaacttctaacatattttcaggcgagaatgtagctgtgtaaacttcaaatatctgcttggtttatcaagacatcacatatttgcaaaagtgctccgatgttttcggagacgtctgttatccaccagctcgatagctagccgggagctcgagggtcactagaGCTGCCGAGAACGgcaaactcccggcacatcattttcagatcactgctgtctttcttttttcttgtctttcttttgCTGCTCAGGTTAAAagtgatatataagtcacttaaataacctaaaaatgttattgtttggcttttttcagtgttttatttgttcatgagtaaattggtttggctgagattaaagttattggattagattagataaaatacaactttattaatctctctggtgggttcctccttggttttcacacagctgaataaaggtcaaacagaaaactgattaactCTCTGGGgcccagggtataattggccgtttttgactactttttaacctttatatttcacctttaaaaaactgtttgtcttgccttgtttggtatcattattttcagcacaacctcaaatatctgaaattggagttagtttttcattttgacatactatatttgcacaattgatctaaattcagacaaaacatttaaaatccgagtagaaaaaagttatattttttactgtaaaaaccacaaacatgtttaacaaataattttcataacttgaaatgcaaatagaaatgatacttttctaaaaattatgcacaagttttgcaaacaacaaagttatatggtactatttacctaaaaatgcagccaaggcctcaggcgtttctTATATAACAATTTacaactatttacagaacaatcaggtgttctgcagcaaataagaaggcacacaaattatttgtgccattACAAAACAATAGTTTGTGTCcactataagacagaggagaacaccacaggcctaaatcctgcaggtctgacaacaggACGTGTATCAGTCCAGTTTTCCATGTGGGAACaggtttacactggaatctgcctttgatgGCTTTTTTGGAGCAAATGTGACATTCACAAttagaactgacacacaaaacaaaacaatgactacacaacacactaactatagcctcctaacacgctaaacgtcactaatgtctcacacgtgaaaactcgctctctcttgtTCTTTCGCTCGCCCTCTTTCGCTCGCCCACTTTCTCTCgtcgtcactcctaaaacttccccctcttcctaaacaaccaaatgccacatgttgccatatcatttttgattggttgacatggtGGATTTTaacaccaataggaaaggggtgttttttctttttcttttttcactcgcaagccGAGAGTatttgctagcgctgtccttagaaaacgcagtttttaccgtttcttcccgctgtaaacaccactgttttgttcagaaaaaaaaacatcgcgtgtattttttatcataactctggttttacgtggctcATGGACACAAttcaaaaactggtatataaAGTCCACGctttcgacccaagttgaaatggagactgaGTCGCTGCATCTTGTAGCTGTAGCATCTTAATTTGGTCATGTCACTTTGACACGCGCgtccgtcgaccccagagggttaaacagaagtgtgagatggtcaagaatttacaccagtgtcctgttatattttacatagcaaggAGTAGACGGCTGAGATTAATAAACTtcaccgacacagcggtgacgcaaatctgaaggctagactgtccaatttcacagccgctcACCTctggcctacccgaccttctgaggacctgggccacgtagaccgcgaaggccagGTCCTCAGGatgatgcagcccatgaatttggacatgaCGACGTATCCTTCGTAACCCAACCTATCCCAAAATGAGACCAAAACATTTgtgagatctcgcaaaacttcagctttattttttttctcccatgtcccttGCGGGGCTCCATATTTGGTTGATGTAGAGTGAAATTCTGTTTTTCAGATGTGTTTGAGGATTTTGGCAGTTAGTAAGACTTGATTATTAAAATCATTCACCACCATGAACTTTGACCAAATATTCACTAACTAATACATAACAGTTTTCCTCTTTGGTGTATCTGAAATCATTTtgaataatttttatttatgaatTTTGAGGGTATTTTGTTTTCTGGTTCATTTTCTGTGGCTTGTGAGAAGACTGTAGGGATGGGGTCTTGGTGGGCATTTAATGAGACGTAAGCAGCTGAAAGATATGTAAGACTGcctctctgcttcctggtcTCAACCCTGCATAGATATGTTTCGGGTGGATGATATATTCATTCATATGTCTAGCTATTAAAGGTGCACCACCAGCATGGGATGGAAGCTGTAACTCCAACCAACCAGGTTTATTTGTCGTGTGAAGCCTACACCATTTTCTGTACATCGTAGGCAGCAAGCAGTTAGATGTGACTaaacaataatgaaaataaacaaacaaataaataataaaaagctgCATTTGATTTAGGAGGATTGCTGTTGTATTCTCACTATTTCCCTTGTTATGTATTGTCTCTGTCTCCTTTTGCTCTTTGTTGTGTCCTTCCTTGTAGTCTGTTTTCCCTGAAGACTCATAGATTTACCCAaaagtttgattctgttcatctggatatACGTTTTTAGtaagagaaacattttgtcactcatccaagtgacttcttcagtcttggatcagtgatgaaatgtttctcccagtGAAAACGCTGCacccagatgaacagaatcaactttttgggatgtccttacctggatgattgagcatgcatcaacacACTTATAGattgttttccttgtttttcagCCTGCATTATTCAGTTCTATGTTCAGCAATAAAACTGCCTTTTAGTTTACCTCCCTTGTTTCCAACTCCTGCATTTGGATCTGactctgcctgccacacagtcaacactgacatgttttttgttttttggacagGAGAATTAAATACTATTCCAATTTAATTTTTTGTGATCTTAAGTTGACATAACCTTCTGTCATTATAGTAAATTTTTTATGTATAGCTATGCACACAATTCTGACATCAGTGTTGTTATTActgttgttaattttttttaattgttttcttttaggtcttccacatgtgtttgtgctgcatGGAAAGGACTTACACTTGGATATAGAGAAACCTGTTAAACT harbors:
- the LOC100694690 gene encoding ATP-sensitive inward rectifier potassium channel 10 isoform X2 — encoded protein: MEMEYILLESSSPHKVCHSQTQTDVLKPLLGGGISSGVGSLRKRRRVLSKDGRSNVRIEHVSGRSALYMRDLWTTFLDMQWRYKFFLFTATFAGTWFVFGVLWYLVALVHGDLLEFDPPSNHTPCVMQMQTLTGAFLFSLESQTTIGYGFRCITEECPAAIILLIVQLVITMLMEIFITGTFLAKVARPKKRGETVKFSQHAVVSAHEGRPCLMIRVANMRKSLLIGCQVTGKLLQTSLTKEGETVRLDQRNVPFQVDTSSDSPFLILPLTFYHVIDDNSPLRAWAAKGGGWTDPELADFELLVIMSATVEPTSATCQVRTSYLPDEILWGYEFPPVVSLSPSGKYVADFAFFDKVAKTKTTPIFKPSSPQQGYQSNGGGTVPEATDPEKIRLEQSYREQRGEDRGRVRDAPLSVRISNV